One Micrococcales bacterium genomic region harbors:
- a CDS encoding endonuclease domain-containing protein: MSSSEAQYRLKIGWWRRVAGRGLSLASTTVTALQDAWALRLTWTTAVLWGPSALALWLPGAPLPSQTHVNGQLKDKRREQYRLRARRHRYRPNEVTWVGGLCLQTLPAAFVDTMRVLTEEARRPLFSWVLTREKIKAQDFVGAVELRRGATGIRSLSDYVEMAIYNLASEAERRLKDLFDRYGIAGWQANATIRLADGTPFKADFLFAARRLIIEVDGWAFHRDHAVFQADHRRDLLLGAAGYQTIRLTWDQIVNRPAETIRAIQQTLAQEPVS, encoded by the coding sequence ATGAGCTCAAGCGAAGCCCAGTATCGCCTCAAAATCGGATGGTGGCGTCGAGTTGCCGGCCGGGGCTTGTCGCTGGCGAGCACCACAGTTACCGCCCTTCAAGATGCCTGGGCATTGCGCCTGACCTGGACCACTGCGGTTCTCTGGGGACCAAGCGCGCTGGCTTTGTGGCTCCCCGGCGCCCCATTGCCCAGCCAAACACATGTCAATGGTCAGTTGAAGGACAAGCGACGCGAGCAATACCGGCTAAGGGCACGGCGCCACCGCTACCGGCCTAATGAAGTCACTTGGGTTGGGGGACTTTGCTTGCAGACCCTCCCGGCAGCCTTCGTCGACACTATGCGGGTTCTCACCGAAGAGGCCCGCAGGCCCTTGTTCTCTTGGGTCCTGACTAGAGAGAAAATTAAAGCCCAGGACTTTGTCGGCGCAGTCGAGCTGCGGCGGGGAGCAACCGGGATTCGAAGCCTCAGCGACTACGTGGAAATGGCCATCTACAATCTGGCTTCAGAGGCAGAGCGTCGTCTAAAGGACCTCTTCGACCGCTACGGAATTGCCGGCTGGCAGGCCAATGCCACGATTCGCCTGGCGGATGGAACCCCCTTCAAAGCCGATTTCCTCTTTGCGGCCCGGAGACTGATCATTGAGGTCGACGGTTGGGCCTTCCACCGCGACCACGCCGTGTTCCAAGCCGATCATCGGCGCGACCTGTTACTTGGCGCGGCCGGATACCAAACCATCAGGTTGACTTGGGACCAGATTGTCAACCGTCCTGCGGAGACCATTCGGGCGATTCAACAGACTCTGGCGCAAGAACCAGTCTCCTGA
- a CDS encoding ABC transporter permease, with amino-acid sequence MSTAQTAVAPAGLGQSVALLVRWRVRSNASQFPLLFAVQIAVSVLLVLGLGMFVGNPPELFARYLTTGAGTAALLTVALIVTSQSVSQMKENGSLAWMKTWPVARTALVLAEVTMWTALVLPGLVLGWIIGAARFHVSISPRPWIILVVLVVALTATSLGYSYAVLLHPQIANVIGQLLTFVVLMFSPVSFPAERLPGWLQTIHHFLPIEPMAELMRAGVMPEAFSVTTRSVVVLTIWVVAAVGGAEASLRRRL; translated from the coding sequence ATGAGCACGGCACAAACGGCGGTGGCACCAGCCGGCTTGGGACAGTCCGTGGCCCTTTTGGTGCGGTGGAGGGTCAGGTCAAATGCGTCACAGTTTCCCCTACTGTTCGCGGTCCAAATCGCCGTCTCAGTCCTGCTGGTGCTGGGACTGGGCATGTTTGTGGGCAACCCGCCCGAACTCTTCGCACGCTACCTGACCACCGGAGCCGGCACCGCCGCTCTGTTGACGGTGGCGCTGATCGTGACCTCCCAGTCAGTCTCGCAAATGAAGGAAAACGGGTCGCTGGCTTGGATGAAGACCTGGCCGGTGGCGCGGACGGCCCTGGTCCTGGCCGAGGTAACTATGTGGACGGCCCTGGTTTTGCCCGGACTAGTGCTGGGTTGGATCATCGGCGCGGCTCGCTTTCACGTCAGCATCTCGCCCAGGCCATGGATCATCCTGGTGGTCTTGGTTGTTGCGCTGACGGCGACCTCGCTGGGTTATTCCTACGCCGTGCTGCTACACCCGCAAATAGCCAATGTCATAGGCCAATTGCTGACCTTCGTGGTCCTAATGTTCTCGCCGGTGTCCTTCCCGGCAGAGCGCCTGCCTGGGTGGCTCCAGACTATTCACCACTTCCTGCCGATTGAGCCGATGGCGGAGCTGATGCGGGCCGGGGTGATGCCGGAAGCCTTTTCCGTCACCACCCGGAGCGTAGTGGTACTAACCATTTGGGTGGTCGCAGCGGTAGGCGGCGCCGAAGCGTCGCTGCGCCGCCGCCTGTAG
- a CDS encoding ABC transporter ATP-binding protein, with the protein MHSMEMGCPVLEIKGLVKRYRGKNGVLANDGIDLTVRPGQVVGLLGHNGAGKTTLVNALVGLIRPDAGSITLAGVDAIAQPSRARQLTAIQAQANIPLDGLTPRTAVTLVTRMRGVAKTAAQARAAELIATLDIGEWADKPSARASGGINRLTAFCMTAAAPAALHVFDEPTNDVDPARRRLLWGEVRALADRGGAVLLTTHNVREAETAVDHVVIVDHGRVVTAGSPAAIAEQTQTADLEQAYLALAGAPANNGDNHGSRL; encoded by the coding sequence ATGCATTCAATGGAGATGGGCTGCCCGGTGCTTGAGATCAAGGGCCTGGTCAAGCGATATCGCGGCAAGAATGGGGTCTTGGCCAACGACGGCATCGATTTGACTGTCAGACCTGGTCAAGTGGTTGGGCTGCTGGGGCACAACGGAGCCGGCAAGACCACTTTGGTCAACGCGTTAGTTGGGCTGATCCGCCCTGACGCCGGATCGATCACCTTGGCGGGGGTGGATGCCATTGCCCAACCCAGCCGGGCCAGGCAATTGACCGCCATCCAAGCCCAGGCCAATATCCCGCTAGACGGTTTGACGCCACGCACGGCGGTGACGTTGGTGACAAGAATGCGCGGCGTGGCCAAGACGGCGGCCCAGGCGCGAGCGGCCGAGCTAATCGCCACCCTCGATATTGGCGAGTGGGCTGACAAACCCTCTGCCAGAGCCTCGGGCGGGATCAACCGGCTGACAGCGTTTTGTATGACTGCGGCGGCACCAGCGGCGCTGCATGTTTTCGACGAACCAACCAACGATGTTGACCCGGCCCGCCGCCGCCTGCTTTGGGGCGAAGTCCGGGCGCTGGCGGACCGGGGCGGGGCAGTGCTGTTGACCACCCACAACGTCCGTGAGGCCGAGACGGCGGTAGACCACGTTGTCATTGTTGACCATGGCCGTGTGGTGACGGCCGGGTCACCTGCGGCCATTGCTGAGCAAACCCAGACAGCTGACCTGGAACAGGCCTACCTGGCCCTGGCCGGCGCGCCGGCCAACAACGGCGACAATCACGGGAGCAGATTATGA
- a CDS encoding TetR/AcrR family transcriptional regulator → MKRKRQTGSGSAPEAGSEPARSQGQTSGPEESNGPSSRSPGQIGDPGDQSGQATNSASNDATELGSAARALGEAARALTLALRDSFQDASPRINEALTVGLREAAQSIDGVSQKVKTKSESQQTGSRARRSEKTREDLLMAAAEVITEKGYSAASVEDIAAAAGYTKGAVYTHFATKRELFAQLAVAHLEASQPLPEPGTLAAEIAKSLRQQTDPSCVLLTLEILALAIRDEEFRRLIGSVWIDALEIVAGQVAANRGARQVEQADRDTAIGLVALINLARALAFLAVSEEDPEASIELTTRLVTRLLEG, encoded by the coding sequence ATGAAGAGAAAGCGCCAGACTGGATCCGGCTCAGCGCCGGAGGCTGGCTCTGAGCCCGCTCGGAGCCAAGGCCAGACCTCAGGTCCAGAAGAATCGAATGGCCCCTCTTCCCGCAGCCCCGGCCAAATAGGCGATCCAGGTGATCAAAGCGGCCAGGCAACCAACTCCGCTTCGAACGACGCCACGGAACTCGGCTCGGCCGCCCGAGCCCTGGGTGAAGCCGCTCGCGCCTTGACCTTAGCGCTGCGCGATTCGTTCCAAGACGCCTCGCCTCGCATCAACGAAGCGCTAACAGTCGGCCTGCGTGAAGCCGCCCAGTCGATAGATGGTGTCTCGCAAAAGGTCAAGACCAAATCAGAGTCCCAGCAGACCGGCAGCCGGGCCAGACGCAGCGAAAAGACCCGCGAAGATCTGCTGATGGCCGCCGCCGAGGTCATCACCGAAAAAGGCTATTCGGCCGCCTCGGTCGAGGATATTGCCGCCGCGGCCGGCTACACCAAAGGCGCCGTCTATACCCATTTCGCCACCAAGCGTGAATTGTTCGCCCAACTAGCCGTGGCCCACCTTGAGGCCAGCCAACCCCTGCCCGAACCAGGCACGCTGGCTGCGGAAATCGCCAAGTCCTTACGCCAGCAAACCGACCCCAGCTGTGTCCTGTTGACACTGGAAATCCTGGCCTTGGCCATTCGTGACGAAGAGTTTCGCCGGTTGATCGGATCGGTCTGGATCGACGCCCTGGAAATCGTGGCCGGTCAGGTAGCAGCCAACCGCGGTGCCAGGCAAGTCGAACAAGCCGACCGAGACACCGCCATCGGGCTGGTGGCACTAATCAACTTGGCCCGCGCGCTGGCCTTCCTGGCTGTTTCGGAAGAGGACCCGGAAGCCTCAATCGAGCTGACCACCCGCCTGGTCACCCGGCTGTTGGAGGGTTGA
- a CDS encoding sigma-70 family RNA polymerase sigma factor, which yields MPAPGNLDTLITTHSPRIYRHAYHLTGNRFDAEDLTQETFVRVITALDAKGAGSLEGWMHRITTNLFLDQARRRARLRFESLGEAEELLEDPASDPLDIYVSRHLDAAVSTALAALPEQFRQPFVLRAIEGCSYEEIAQILGLKLGTVRSRIHRARGWLQQWLERPAPGTSG from the coding sequence ATGCCCGCCCCCGGCAATTTGGACACCCTGATTACCACCCACTCACCCCGAATTTACCGCCATGCCTACCACCTGACCGGCAACCGCTTCGACGCCGAGGATCTGACCCAAGAGACCTTTGTTCGCGTCATCACAGCGCTTGACGCCAAGGGCGCCGGTTCGCTGGAAGGCTGGATGCATCGCATTACCACCAACCTGTTCCTAGACCAGGCCCGGCGCCGGGCCCGCCTAAGGTTCGAATCGCTTGGTGAGGCTGAAGAACTCCTCGAGGACCCGGCATCGGACCCGCTCGACATCTACGTCAGCCGGCACCTCGACGCCGCAGTCTCAACCGCTCTAGCCGCCCTGCCCGAGCAGTTCCGTCAGCCGTTCGTTCTGCGGGCCATCGAGGGCTGTTCCTATGAGGAGATTGCCCAGATTCTTGGCCTTAAGCTTGGCACGGTCCGCTCACGCATCCACCGGGCCCGTGGCTGGTTGCAGCAATGGCTCGAGCGCCCGGCCCCTGGCACCAGCGGATAG
- a CDS encoding class I SAM-dependent methyltransferase: MAEGSVDYVANWVFAEDFVPEPPALVSARARARELGCPAPLPGAAALLRVFASAVGARSAVEIGTSAGVAALHLLAVMPPGAIVTSIDIEVEHQTAARAALTDAAVPLSQMRLINSRPAEVLPRLADSAYDLVLLGGAKRDYTERLPDALRLLRTGGVLFVDGALAGGRVPDPARRDPVTVAVREVARELRNHEELSVALASAGDGVVIAVKRPPTHRL; this comes from the coding sequence GTGGCTGAGGGATCGGTCGACTACGTCGCCAACTGGGTATTCGCGGAGGACTTTGTGCCGGAGCCGCCGGCTTTGGTTAGCGCCAGGGCCCGCGCCCGGGAGTTGGGCTGCCCGGCGCCGCTGCCTGGAGCGGCCGCTTTGCTGCGGGTTTTCGCCAGTGCGGTCGGAGCCCGCTCAGCCGTAGAAATCGGCACCTCGGCCGGGGTGGCAGCATTGCACCTGCTGGCGGTCATGCCCCCTGGCGCCATTGTCACATCGATCGACATTGAGGTTGAGCACCAGACTGCTGCCCGGGCGGCCCTGACGGACGCTGCGGTGCCGCTATCGCAGATGCGGCTGATCAACTCCCGGCCAGCGGAGGTCCTACCTCGCTTGGCCGATTCCGCCTACGACCTGGTACTGCTGGGCGGGGCCAAACGTGATTACACCGAGCGGCTGCCGGACGCATTGCGACTGCTGCGCACCGGTGGCGTGCTTTTCGTCGACGGGGCGTTGGCCGGCGGGCGGGTGCCTGACCCGGCTCGGCGTGACCCGGTGACAGTAGCGGTGCGTGAAGTGGCCCGTGAGCTGCGCAATCACGAAGAGCTAAGCGTGGCTTTGGCCTCGGCCGGGGACGGCGTGGTGATCGCGGTCAAACGCCCTCCAACCCACCGGCTTTAG
- a CDS encoding DUF2304 domain-containing protein, giving the protein MNVIRIALIVLVVLTAGLLLRGQGARHQAVRRLGLVAFALLAVAAVIFPDATTVVANWIGVGRGADLLLYVLLVAFFGYVAGRYFHDKRQNRHLTALARRLTLAQAPPPRGLLPPKGQTEGPASGKTSQT; this is encoded by the coding sequence ATGAACGTTATTCGGATCGCCCTGATTGTGCTGGTGGTTTTGACCGCCGGCTTGCTGCTGCGCGGCCAGGGCGCCCGCCATCAGGCCGTACGGCGCCTCGGTTTGGTGGCCTTCGCCTTGCTGGCGGTGGCGGCGGTGATTTTCCCCGACGCCACTACCGTGGTGGCCAACTGGATTGGGGTTGGGCGCGGCGCCGACCTGCTGCTCTACGTTCTGCTGGTGGCCTTCTTTGGCTACGTGGCAGGCCGCTACTTCCATGACAAACGTCAAAACCGCCACCTGACCGCCTTGGCCCGCCGGCTAACCCTGGCCCAGGCGCCGCCACCGCGCGGTCTACTGCCGCCAAAAGGCCAAACCGAAGGGCCGGCATCGGGCAAAACCAGTCAGACATGA
- a CDS encoding glycosyltransferase family 2 protein, producing the protein MTATEFDDTWVVMPVYNEAPVLAATLEDLCAAFDHVCVVDDASDDDSAQIAAGFASRGVRLLRHPFNLGQGAALQTGITYVLGDDLTQRVVTFDADGQHRVADAVAMTRVLQAPPDGAGGLDAVLGSRFVDGKGQMGGLKRLVLRLAVAYTNLSVGLKLTDTHNGLRVLNRATAAKLAIRQNGMAHATEVLEQLAAMKASYREYPTEISYSPYAKSKGQSLLNSVNILVELLLR; encoded by the coding sequence ATGACCGCAACCGAGTTTGACGACACTTGGGTGGTCATGCCCGTCTACAACGAAGCGCCGGTGCTGGCCGCCACGCTGGAGGATCTTTGCGCCGCTTTTGACCACGTTTGCGTGGTCGACGACGCTTCAGACGACGATTCGGCCCAGATCGCCGCCGGTTTTGCCAGCCGCGGCGTCAGGCTGCTGCGCCATCCCTTCAACCTGGGTCAAGGGGCCGCTCTGCAAACTGGCATTACCTACGTGCTAGGCGATGATTTGACTCAGCGAGTGGTCACCTTTGATGCCGACGGCCAACACCGGGTTGCCGATGCCGTCGCCATGACCCGAGTCTTGCAGGCCCCGCCCGATGGCGCCGGCGGCCTTGACGCGGTTCTGGGCTCGCGTTTTGTCGATGGCAAGGGGCAGATGGGCGGGCTCAAACGGCTGGTTTTGCGCCTGGCCGTGGCTTACACAAACCTCTCAGTCGGTCTAAAGCTGACCGACACCCACAACGGCCTGCGAGTGCTCAACCGTGCAACCGCCGCCAAGCTGGCTATCCGCCAAAACGGTATGGCTCACGCCACCGAAGTCCTCGAGCAGCTGGCGGCCATGAAAGCCAGTTACCGCGAATACCCCACCGAGATCAGCTATTCGCCCTACGCCAAGTCAAAGGGCCAGTCATTGCTCAATTCGGTCAACATCCTGGTTGAGCTGCTGCTGAGGTAG